One Mesotoga infera DNA segment encodes these proteins:
- a CDS encoding DEAD/DEAH box helicase: SFPYVETEDQQKAVEEVLEDLGSNKPMDRLISGDAGYGKTEVALRAIFRTVVSGKQVAVMVPTTVLARQHFDSFEGRLSPFGIKVEILDRYRTDTQRNRLLKKLKNGEVDVVVGTHSLLSKEVGFADLGLIVVDEEQLFGVLQKEHFKKLRLQINVLSMSATPIPRTLYMSLSGLRDLSIISTPPAGRTSPEIYVGAINDRLIRTAVLRETNRGGQTIFVHNRVTELPELLSKLRNLLPEVKIEVAHGQMNKTAFERTIRDFYLGELDMLLCTTIIESGVDVPNANTLIVDDSQRYGLAQLYQLRGRVGRSNRRAFSYFLYDPKRLSDPSRERLKALKEFSVAGSGMKIAMRDLEIRGFGTLLGAEQHGNINSVGLYLYREMVEKAMRELRGEEDIGVEERAVDTELKNIPFDMVIPEDYVSDSIERLKIYRRIAVCKEENEIDELERELIDRFGRLPSQVTSLLDASRVRLGAFKIGISSVEYDSYSESIIMVHSENHIRESLGIKGRRLVVNEREGKSILYGVPERHLMKTLKTLFLGAERVVQ; this comes from the coding sequence AGGTTGCCGTGATGGTTCCCACAACAGTGCTTGCGCGTCAACACTTCGATAGCTTCGAGGGCAGGCTAAGTCCATTTGGGATAAAAGTCGAGATACTCGACAGGTACCGAACAGATACACAGAGAAACAGGCTTCTCAAGAAGCTGAAGAACGGCGAAGTCGATGTGGTCGTTGGAACCCACTCTTTGCTATCAAAAGAGGTGGGTTTTGCAGATCTCGGTCTGATTGTCGTGGATGAAGAACAGCTATTCGGGGTTCTGCAGAAGGAGCACTTCAAGAAGTTGAGATTGCAGATCAATGTTCTCTCAATGAGCGCAACGCCGATACCCAGAACACTGTATATGTCTCTGTCAGGCTTGAGAGACCTCTCGATAATATCTACACCGCCCGCCGGAAGAACTTCCCCGGAGATTTACGTCGGAGCGATCAACGACAGATTGATCAGAACGGCAGTGCTTAGGGAGACCAACAGAGGCGGACAGACGATTTTCGTACATAATAGAGTAACCGAATTGCCCGAGCTTTTGTCGAAACTCAGGAACCTACTTCCTGAGGTCAAGATTGAGGTCGCCCACGGTCAGATGAACAAAACCGCTTTTGAGCGCACCATTAGGGATTTCTATCTTGGCGAATTGGACATGCTTCTATGCACTACGATAATTGAAAGCGGGGTTGACGTACCGAACGCGAATACCCTGATCGTCGATGATTCGCAAAGGTACGGGCTTGCCCAACTTTACCAGCTGAGGGGGAGGGTAGGCAGAAGCAATCGAAGAGCTTTCTCTTACTTCCTCTATGATCCGAAGAGGCTCTCCGATCCTTCCAGAGAAAGGCTGAAGGCCCTTAAGGAGTTCTCTGTCGCCGGCAGTGGAATGAAGATCGCAATGAGAGACCTTGAAATAAGGGGATTTGGGACGCTGCTCGGTGCCGAACAGCATGGAAATATTAACTCCGTCGGCCTCTACTTGTATCGGGAGATGGTGGAAAAGGCGATGAGAGAACTGCGCGGAGAAGAGGATATTGGAGTTGAGGAGCGCGCGGTCGACACAGAACTGAAGAATATCCCGTTTGATATGGTTATTCCTGAAGATTACGTATCCGACTCGATTGAGAGATTGAAGATCTATCGAAGAATTGCAGTATGTAAAGAGGAGAATGAGATAGATGAACTGGAAAGGGAACTCATCGACAGATTCGGCCGTCTTCCCTCTCAAGTCACTTCTCTTCTCGATGCCTCACGCGTAAGACTAGGAGCCTTTAAGATCGGAATAAGTTCGGTTGAATATGATTCTTATTCAGAGAGCATCATTATGGTTCACAGTGAAAATCATATACGTGAGTCGCTCGGTATAAAGGGACGAAGGCTCGTAGTAAACGAGCGTGAAGGAAAATCGATTCTGTACGGAGTACCGGAGAGGCATCTGATGAAGACACTTAAAACTCTTTTCCTTGGAGCTGAGAGAGTTGTTCAATGA
- the mnmE gene encoding tRNA uridine-5-carboxymethylaminomethyl(34) synthesis GTPase MnmE — MFNDRICALSTPRGVSATAVVRCSGQGTVETLQNLLPGTSILRHRRAQLTTFAENDRYIDEVVVTFFKGPASYTGEDLVELSFHGNPLIIENALKALFSVGFRMALPGEFTKRAVLNGKFDLIHAEAINALITSKTEKALEAAIKSFRGDLSEEVISFRAKIIELLATVEVELNYPEEIETDYSSLLESLVDLRKRIAEFIDSSQNGIVISQGIKTAIVGETNVGKSTLLNALLKRDRAIVSDLPGTTRDTIEEDLNVEGVLFRVVDTAGIREAEDEIEELGIERTLEAIEEAELVILLLDPYNYSDKDLEEALNKKGKRLIVAANKSDIRKIEKGSYDVVISARTGEGLKDLERLMLKLTEDITSIGSDVIISARQKQKLLDAMDFIGRSIESVENGMTVDVTGTMIEQAARSLDDLLGTNVTEDLLERIFSDFCVGK; from the coding sequence TTGTTCAATGATCGAATTTGCGCATTATCTACTCCCAGAGGAGTTTCGGCAACAGCTGTAGTAAGATGTTCTGGACAAGGAACGGTAGAGACTCTGCAAAATCTGCTGCCCGGTACAAGTATTCTCCGGCACAGAAGAGCCCAACTGACAACGTTTGCCGAAAATGATCGTTACATCGACGAAGTTGTAGTCACTTTCTTCAAAGGACCGGCTTCATACACAGGTGAGGATCTTGTGGAGCTTTCATTTCACGGCAATCCCCTGATAATAGAAAACGCTCTTAAGGCGCTATTTTCGGTGGGCTTTAGAATGGCCTTGCCAGGGGAGTTCACGAAACGGGCAGTACTGAATGGCAAGTTTGACCTAATTCATGCCGAAGCAATTAACGCCCTGATAACTTCAAAGACCGAAAAGGCTCTTGAAGCCGCAATCAAGAGCTTCAGAGGCGACCTGTCTGAAGAGGTTATTTCCTTCAGAGCGAAGATAATCGAGCTCCTTGCGACAGTAGAGGTGGAACTCAACTATCCCGAGGAGATTGAAACGGATTATTCGTCTCTTCTTGAAAGCCTTGTAGATCTCAGAAAAAGGATCGCCGAATTCATTGACAGTTCACAGAACGGCATCGTAATCTCACAGGGAATTAAGACGGCAATCGTAGGAGAGACAAATGTTGGAAAATCCACGTTACTGAATGCATTGCTGAAACGTGACAGGGCCATCGTTTCCGATCTGCCTGGAACGACGAGAGACACGATAGAGGAAGATCTCAATGTCGAGGGTGTGCTCTTCCGCGTAGTCGATACTGCTGGTATAAGAGAGGCAGAAGATGAGATCGAAGAACTTGGGATAGAAAGAACCCTCGAAGCTATTGAAGAGGCAGAATTGGTGATATTGTTGCTCGACCCTTACAACTACAGTGATAAAGACCTCGAGGAGGCTCTCAACAAAAAGGGAAAGCGATTGATTGTCGCGGCCAACAAGTCGGACATACGCAAGATAGAAAAGGGCTCTTACGATGTCGTAATAAGCGCAAGAACCGGCGAGGGCCTGAAAGATCTCGAAAGACTAATGCTGAAGCTGACCGAAGACATCACTTCTATTGGAAGTGACGTAATTATTAGTGCCAGACAGAAGCAGAAGCTCCTGGACGCTATGGATTTCATTGGCCGTTCTATAGAATCTGTAGAGAACGGTATGACGGTAGATGTCACAGGGACCATGATCGAGCAGGCTGCCAGAAGCCTCGACGATCTCCTCGGTACAAACGTAACAGAAGATCTGCTGGAAAGAATTTTCAGCGATTTCTGTGTTGGGAAGTGA